The genomic window ATACAATCATCACATCGTAAAACCATCGAAGCCACCAAGCCCAACATCTCTTTGGTTTTTACATTTAATGCGCCTTCTGCATAAGAAGTGGTATCTAACGCAAAAAAGCGCTTAATGTTGGTGTTGGCGGTTTCCATTACACGCTCGTTCATTTTAGAGCGATAGTCGTTAAATTCTTCTACTAGTTTTCCCATTTTAATTTTGTTTTTTAGTTTTTGGATAGTTGGTTTTTTAGAACTAATGCAGCCTAAACAACGACAAACCAACTATTAAAGCTCCTGCAACGGATCCCAAAAAACCTGTTTGAAATTCTTTATTTTATCGTTAACAACAATAATTCCCTCTTTCTCTAGCATTTCTTGCATCTCGCTTGGTGGCGAGAAATGAAATCTGCCAGTGAGCAAACCGCTACTATTCACTATTCTATGCGCTGGTACTTTTGGACTAGCCTGCCCAGCGTAGGCCATGGCATGCCCTACCATTCTAGACGAATTGGCTACACCCAAAGCCTTTGCTATAGCTCCGTAAGAAGTTACTCTTCCTTTGGGAACTAACCTTGCCACTTCGTAAACCTGTTCGTAAAAAGTTAGCGCTTGGGGCGTAGGGCTTTTGGGTCTTTGGTCTTTCACCTTAATGTCTAACTAAACGAAAACTGAATATAATTAATGTTTTTATCCTTTTTAAGGTAAATGCGCTCGTAATGTGTTTTTATAGAAAGTACCTCGTCTACTAAATCCGATTGATATAAATGATCTGTATCTTTATGCGTAAGCAAACCTAACTCTGCTACTTTTTCTTTCGTATAGCCATACAAACCATCATTATCTGTTTTTAGATTGATTTTGCCTCCATCAGCCAATAAGATTTTATATTTAGATAAGAAATTAGGCGATGTTAAACGTTTTTTCTCTCTACTAATTTGTGGTTGCGGATCGGCAAAAGTAATCCATATCTCGTCTATTTCTTGTTCCCCAAAATACTCCAGCAAATCTTCAATTTGGATACGCAAAAAAGCTAGATTTGGTATATCCTCATCAACTCCAGTTCTAGCACCACGCCAAATTCGGTTTCCTTTTAGGTCTATACCTATGAAATTTTTTGCCGGAAAAAGCTTGGCCAATCCAACCGAGTATTCCCCTTTTCCACAAGCCAATTCTAGCACAACTGGATTATCGTTTTTAAAGTGTGTTTTTGCCCAATTTCCTTTGAGCGCCTTGCCTTCTTCTAACTGATATACGTTCGGAAAGGTGTCTATTTCCGCAAATTTTCTGAGTTTGTCTTTTCCCACAACTAATAATTAAAGTGTAAAAGTAAGATTTAATTAGCTATTCCGTTATTGATGCAGCGTAACTATTGCGTACAAAAGCAATCTAACACTTAAAAACTAAATGAGTATATCACTAAAATTAACATTCGTAAGTTGTTACTTGC from Pedobacter sp. SL55 includes these protein-coding regions:
- a CDS encoding carboxymuconolactone decarboxylase family protein; the protein is MGKLVEEFNDYRSKMNERVMETANTNIKRFFALDTTSYAEGALNVKTKEMLGLVASMVLRCDDCIKYHLEKCYNEGVSDDEMNEVFMIANLVGGSIVIPHYRRAVEFWDDLKK
- a CDS encoding MGMT family protein, which codes for MKDQRPKSPTPQALTFYEQVYEVARLVPKGRVTSYGAIAKALGVANSSRMVGHAMAYAGQASPKVPAHRIVNSSGLLTGRFHFSPPSEMQEMLEKEGIIVVNDKIKNFKQVFWDPLQEL
- the trmB gene encoding tRNA (guanosine(46)-N7)-methyltransferase TrmB, with the translated sequence MGKDKLRKFAEIDTFPNVYQLEEGKALKGNWAKTHFKNDNPVVLELACGKGEYSVGLAKLFPAKNFIGIDLKGNRIWRGARTGVDEDIPNLAFLRIQIEDLLEYFGEQEIDEIWITFADPQPQISREKKRLTSPNFLSKYKILLADGGKINLKTDNDGLYGYTKEKVAELGLLTHKDTDHLYQSDLVDEVLSIKTHYERIYLKKDKNINYIQFSFS